One part of the Meiothermus sp. CFH 77666 genome encodes these proteins:
- a CDS encoding putative nucleotidyltransferase substrate binding domain-containing protein — protein MNPVEFVREHAPFHLLPDKALPLVERGLEITFFPRGSKVLERSGPKSQHLYLIRKGGARLEREGQPVLHLEEGEVFGYPSLLSQDAPAFDVVAEEDLLVYRWPREVFQKLLEYPAFAEFFTRGLAERLRLSTRVEGLGMVNVDLALPVGELITRPPVFVPRSFTIGEAAQVMRSHQISSVLVEGEPTGILTDRDLRNRVLAAGKGPETPLEEVMSAPVKTLPASTPLFEALSFMVRQGIHHLPLEQDGQIIGLITDTVFMRQQTKSPLYLLRRLERTRNPGDLVGYGKELTGVAESLLLGGLGASEIGRSVSSLNDQLIRTLLRLAEERLGPPPTAYAWIVFGSEGRMEQALLTDQDNALVYLENSAEAAAYFEQLAAFVVEGLIQAGFPPCPGGYMATQWRKPLSEWEQLFRRWLETPKPQELLEAQIFFDFRPVHGDLSLEPLERIVAQGADQGIFLAQLARASLQFRPPIGFFRQIKEEDGGVDIKKGGIAPIVSLARVYALEAHSQAKGTVERLQAAARENKLSPEGAETLVEAFSFLMRLRLREQLRALRQGMSPSNKVPLESLSPLERRHLKEAFLQVREMQEAMSHRFQTDRLG, from the coding sequence GTGAATCCAGTTGAATTTGTACGAGAACACGCGCCTTTCCACCTCTTGCCGGACAAAGCCCTGCCTCTGGTGGAACGCGGTCTGGAGATTACCTTTTTCCCTCGGGGCAGCAAAGTTCTCGAGCGCAGCGGCCCCAAGAGCCAGCACCTGTATCTGATCCGCAAAGGGGGGGCACGCCTCGAGCGCGAGGGTCAACCCGTCTTGCATCTGGAAGAAGGGGAGGTTTTTGGCTACCCGTCGCTCTTATCGCAGGATGCCCCTGCCTTTGACGTGGTAGCCGAGGAAGACCTGCTGGTGTATCGCTGGCCCAGGGAAGTTTTTCAGAAGCTGCTGGAATACCCGGCCTTTGCGGAGTTTTTTACCAGGGGACTGGCTGAACGCCTGCGGCTCTCCACACGGGTCGAAGGGCTGGGCATGGTCAACGTGGATCTGGCCCTGCCGGTCGGGGAGCTGATCACCCGGCCCCCGGTATTTGTGCCCCGCTCCTTTACCATTGGTGAAGCGGCCCAGGTCATGCGAAGCCACCAGATCAGCTCGGTGCTGGTCGAGGGCGAACCCACCGGCATCCTGACCGACCGCGACCTGCGTAACCGGGTACTGGCTGCAGGCAAGGGGCCCGAAACCCCGCTCGAGGAGGTCATGAGCGCCCCGGTCAAGACCCTGCCCGCGAGCACCCCGCTCTTTGAAGCCCTTTCGTTTATGGTACGTCAGGGGATTCATCACCTGCCCCTGGAGCAAGACGGGCAGATTATCGGGCTGATTACCGACACCGTCTTCATGCGCCAGCAAACCAAAAGCCCCCTTTATCTGCTGAGGCGGCTCGAGCGCACCCGTAACCCAGGCGACCTGGTGGGTTATGGCAAAGAACTGACCGGCGTGGCCGAATCGCTGCTCCTGGGGGGGCTGGGCGCCAGCGAGATTGGGCGTAGCGTGAGCTCGCTCAACGACCAGCTCATCCGCACCCTGCTCAGGCTAGCCGAGGAGCGGCTCGGCCCGCCCCCCACCGCATACGCCTGGATTGTCTTTGGTTCCGAGGGGCGCATGGAGCAGGCCCTCCTGACCGACCAGGACAACGCCCTGGTCTACCTTGAAAACTCCGCTGAGGCAGCAGCCTATTTTGAGCAGCTCGCGGCCTTTGTGGTCGAGGGGCTGATTCAAGCCGGTTTTCCCCCTTGTCCTGGGGGCTACATGGCCACCCAGTGGCGCAAGCCGCTATCCGAGTGGGAGCAGCTCTTCAGGCGCTGGCTGGAGACCCCCAAGCCCCAGGAGCTGCTGGAAGCGCAGATCTTTTTCGATTTCCGCCCTGTGCATGGCGATCTCTCCCTGGAACCGCTCGAGCGCATCGTGGCCCAGGGGGCCGACCAGGGCATCTTCCTGGCCCAGCTTGCCAGGGCCTCGCTCCAATTCCGCCCACCCATCGGGTTTTTTCGCCAGATCAAGGAGGAAGACGGCGGGGTAGACATCAAGAAGGGCGGCATCGCCCCCATCGTGAGCCTGGCCCGGGTCTACGCCCTGGAAGCCCACAGCCAGGCCAAGGGTACGGTCGAGCGCTTACAGGCCGCCGCCCGCGAGAACAAACTCAGCCCAGAAGGCGCCGAGACTTTGGTGGAGGCCTTCAGCTTCCTCATGCGGCTGCGACTGCGCGAGCAGCTAAGGGCTTTGCGTCAGGGCATGTCCCCCAGCAACAAGGTGCCCTTAGAAAGCCTATCGCCCCTCGAGCGCCGCCACCTCAAAGAAGCCTTCTTGCAGGTGCGCGAGATGCAGGAAGCCATGAGCCACCGCTTCCAAACCGACCGGCTGGGTTGA
- a CDS encoding 3'-5' exonuclease — MKLWPFPKSPAWNEVTYWALDLETSGLSTSDQILSVGMVPIRHGIIEFGAHYYSLVRPVRPDALSAEGIRAHHILPGELDSAPGLEEVLEEIKTRIGHNVLLLHYSSVDLSFLQRYFRATGKPWVRPVVVDTVVLLARLGEQRRRLEPHAKPFPTGLAAARTAFGLPGHLEHHALWDALATAELFLVLRQQLQARTLRQLI, encoded by the coding sequence ATGAAGCTGTGGCCTTTCCCCAAAAGCCCTGCCTGGAACGAAGTGACTTACTGGGCCCTGGATTTAGAGACGAGTGGTCTGAGCACCTCCGACCAGATTCTTTCGGTGGGCATGGTGCCCATTCGCCACGGCATCATCGAGTTTGGCGCACACTATTACAGCCTGGTGCGTCCGGTAAGGCCGGATGCGCTGTCTGCCGAAGGTATCAGAGCCCATCACATCCTGCCCGGGGAGCTGGACAGCGCGCCAGGGTTAGAAGAGGTGCTCGAGGAAATCAAAACCCGCATCGGCCACAATGTCCTGCTGCTGCACTATAGCTCGGTGGATTTGAGTTTTTTGCAGCGATACTTCCGCGCCACCGGCAAACCCTGGGTCAGGCCGGTGGTAGTGGATACGGTGGTCTTGCTGGCCCGGCTGGGCGAGCAGCGGCGAAGGCTCGAGCCGCACGCAAAACCCTTTCCCACCGGGCTGGCAGCAGCCAGAACCGCGTTTGGCCTGCCAGGACATCTGGAACACCACGCGCTTTGGGATGCCCTGGCCACGGCGGAGCTTTTTCTGGTGCTCCGCCAGCAGCTTCAAGCACGAACGTTACGGCAGCTGATTTGA
- a CDS encoding sodium:solute symporter family protein, with amino-acid sequence MSVELWTWIVVLLTFGLYIGIGIWARVRETEGFYVAGRGVPPVANGMATAADWMSAASFISMAGLISTLGYDGAIYLMGWTGGYVLLALLLAPYLRKFGKFTVPDFVGDRYYSQTARIVAVVAAVFVSFVYVIPQLVGVGTVFARYLQVPNTTGLWIGVAVTALFAVIGGMKGITWTQAAQYTVLIIAYLIPAFAIASILTGNPIPQLALTFSDITERLNKIQVDLGFTQYTQPFQSFDMLNILLITACLMFGTAGLPHVIIRFYTVPTVKDARASAGWALLFIALLYTTAPAVSVFARYNLIQTLNGKSIEEVRQIDWVAKWEKTKLLQFVDKDGDGKIAVAPGRAFNLIPGTNRPDFNSPNEKSKNEVFINNDIIVLSTPEVAKLAPIIIALVAAGGLAAALSTASGLLIVISSALSHDLYYRIINPRASEAQRLLIARIGILLAVLIAGYFGQNPPGFIAQLVAFAFGLAASSFFPAILLGVFDKRTTREGAIAGMIVGLVFTATYIIGTSYFGMPRWFFNVSPEGIGTVGMVLNFVITYFVSRMTPEPPKDVQELVESVRIPRGAKDAHYH; translated from the coding sequence ATGAGCGTTGAACTTTGGACCTGGATCGTAGTTCTCCTCACTTTTGGGCTCTATATCGGCATCGGCATCTGGGCCCGGGTACGCGAAACCGAGGGTTTTTATGTGGCAGGGCGGGGCGTTCCCCCTGTTGCCAACGGCATGGCCACCGCCGCCGACTGGATGAGCGCTGCGAGCTTCATCTCGATGGCCGGACTCATCTCTACCCTGGGCTACGACGGCGCCATCTACCTGATGGGCTGGACCGGCGGCTACGTGCTGCTGGCCTTGCTGTTGGCCCCCTATCTGCGTAAGTTTGGCAAGTTCACCGTGCCGGACTTCGTGGGCGACCGGTATTACTCGCAAACTGCGCGGATCGTAGCCGTAGTGGCAGCTGTGTTTGTCTCCTTCGTCTATGTGATTCCCCAGCTGGTGGGGGTCGGAACGGTTTTTGCTCGCTATTTGCAGGTTCCCAACACCACCGGGCTGTGGATCGGCGTCGCCGTAACGGCGCTTTTTGCGGTCATTGGCGGTATGAAGGGCATTACCTGGACGCAAGCCGCTCAGTACACGGTGCTGATTATCGCCTACCTGATCCCCGCTTTCGCTATTGCCAGCATCCTCACCGGGAACCCCATCCCCCAGCTTGCCCTTACCTTCAGCGACATTACCGAGCGGCTCAACAAAATCCAGGTTGACCTGGGTTTCACCCAGTACACCCAGCCCTTCCAGAGCTTCGACATGCTGAACATCCTGCTCATCACGGCCTGCTTGATGTTTGGCACGGCAGGGCTGCCGCATGTGATTATCCGCTTTTACACCGTACCTACAGTGAAAGATGCGCGGGCCTCGGCTGGCTGGGCACTGCTGTTCATCGCCTTGCTGTATACCACCGCGCCAGCGGTTTCGGTCTTTGCCCGTTACAACCTGATTCAAACCCTCAACGGTAAAAGTATCGAGGAGGTTCGCCAGATTGACTGGGTAGCCAAGTGGGAGAAGACCAAACTGTTGCAATTTGTGGACAAAGACGGCGATGGCAAAATTGCCGTTGCTCCAGGCCGTGCTTTCAACCTGATCCCGGGCACAAACCGGCCTGACTTCAACAGCCCCAACGAGAAGAGCAAAAACGAGGTCTTCATCAACAACGACATCATTGTGCTGTCCACCCCGGAAGTGGCCAAACTTGCGCCCATCATTATTGCCCTGGTGGCGGCAGGAGGTTTGGCGGCTGCGCTCTCGACCGCGTCAGGGCTCCTGATCGTGATCTCCTCAGCGCTCTCCCACGACCTGTACTACCGCATCATCAACCCCAGGGCATCCGAGGCTCAGCGCTTGCTGATTGCTCGTATTGGTATTCTGCTGGCGGTGTTAATAGCAGGGTACTTTGGGCAGAATCCACCGGGATTCATCGCTCAGCTAGTGGCTTTTGCTTTCGGGCTGGCAGCTAGTAGCTTCTTTCCAGCCATCCTGCTGGGGGTGTTCGATAAACGCACCACTCGAGAAGGAGCCATCGCTGGGATGATTGTAGGGTTGGTATTCACCGCAACATACATCATTGGAACCAGCTATTTCGGCATGCCCCGCTGGTTCTTTAATGTAAGCCCCGAGGGCATTGGCACGGTGGGCATGGTTCTGAACTTTGTGATCACCTACTTTGTCTCTCGCATGACCCCCGAACCTCCCAAAGATGTGCAGGAGCTGGTGGAGTCGGTACGGATTCCACGCGGCGCCAAGGACGCGCACTACCACTAG
- a CDS encoding DUF4212 domain-containing protein codes for MDKAKAEAYWRANISLIRNLLIVWAVVSYGFGIVLVQFLNNIKLGALPLGFWFAHQGAIIIFVILIFIYAAQMNKIDQQFDVHE; via the coding sequence ATGGACAAAGCGAAGGCCGAGGCGTACTGGAGGGCCAACATCAGCCTGATCCGTAACCTGCTCATCGTATGGGCAGTGGTTTCATACGGCTTCGGGATTGTGTTGGTTCAGTTTCTGAACAATATAAAACTTGGCGCCCTCCCACTGGGCTTCTGGTTTGCCCATCAGGGGGCCATCATCATCTTCGTCATCCTGATCTTTATCTACGCGGCGCAGATGAACAAGATTGACCAGCAGTTCGACGTGCACGAATAG